ATCACTCGCATTATGCAATTCTATTATGAACACCAGAAGATGTGATTGCCCGTCCATTAATAGGCAGcctaaaaaaatcttcaatgtCCTGTAATATCAATGTCATCTCTTCATGCCTAAAATGGAACATGTGTGTCTCATGTCTTCATCGCTCAATCAGTGCATAGATAAAGTTGTGGTCAAGTTTGATGTGGTCTAGACAACTAACGTATAAAAAACATGTCTAGAACACATATAACTGAACCAGCTCATGTAGTCTCATTCGCCTATGTGTGCAACAATAAAAAGTGGACTCATCctccataaaaatttaaattataagcaTCTACTCATATAATACCTTTAATGATAAGTAAGTTAagcataaattaaaaacatattaaaattaaaaattcttacAATGTCGGTGAATACATCCTTTGGTCAGTGTTGATCCTACAACCACAAGATAGAAATGTTGGCGGGTCTGGTAGGCACGTATTGTGACTATTTTTCTATTATGACTTATTTTATTGCATATGCCACACCTATAATATGCATGACCTTCTTTTGTATTCATCTTGTTGTGCAGATGAGTAGACATTCGTCAACCAAGCCTGAATTACCATCTAGATGAGTTTGCTTCAACTCGAGATCTCATGTAATTAGTCCATTCTAACTTGACTGATAATAGACAAAATAACATGTCATATACTGATCAATAACTTTGAATCGTGTAATGATCATCTACAAACTATGTAAAATCTATGTGACTTTTGGCACAACATTTAAGAACATGTGAACATGAACATAAAAATGTTTGTTATTTACCCACATGTgcatattttatcattcaaattgATTGCCCGTTTGACTTCTTTAATAACACCCATTTAATAGGGGTGTTGACTTAGAACACCCCTTGTTTACAATCAAACAACATTGCAGTATAATCTCTTAATCTATCACTACTCATTGTCAATTCAATCTCAATTGTTGGGGGGACAAATTTTACCATGTTGAATAAAATCATTAGCTTCACGTCTCCGCTTAACCTAATAACTATTATACCGGTAAAATGTTAATTGCACCAGAGCTGAAACAAGCATTGCACGAGCACCTTTCAGAACATGATTAAATGATTTGAAAGATTAGTTATCATGTTGCCATACTGGTGACTGTCATCATAATATAAAACCCAATTTTGTCTTGGTTCCAATTAAGAATTGTttcagaatttgatttttttattaccaacaacAACCtagataatttttcaaaaaactccTAATGTGAACCAATAAGATTCTCAATCACCTTTTGTTTTGCAACTCATgctttttcatatgaaatattatacttgtaatacaattttatttcatcttgTATGCTTGCAACCATCATTGAAAGCTTATTCATTACTAGGGTTAATATagcattaacaataaaatttgcaTCAAACTAATGATGATCTATTTTAACGAAGGTCGAAACACATATGTGTGACATTTTTAACTTTGTTATTTCAAATGAATATGATCTCTTATTATATCCCTTATGCAAATATCATTTACATTCAAGTGCTTGcacaaatagtaattaaacaaatatagaGTTCAACTGTTCGACTCGGTATTTAACCAAATATACAATGTCATCGTTTAACTGAATTaaccaatttatttttactattgaaTGTTTATCTAACCTCTAAATCAGACCATCATGAAATGCATTTATGACTAAGTGTCcagtcattaaaaataataaaactagacCCAAAAGCATCTTTAAATTCAGGAACAGGAGGTATGATTTCATCATTAACATCATCATTATTTACCATATCATTCGAGTTTAACATATCACtatcttcattttcactaggCTCAGAATAGTCAAATCTATGTTAATCAGTAGATGAAGTGTCAAACATAGTATCATCTATCTTTTATAACAAATCATCCGACAATAAAACTGTATTTACCTCTACTAattaaatttgaaggatcaaCAGAAGTTGGGACACATAGATTTTATTCTACTACTTATATACAATATTATCATGTTCAAACCACTTTGGATGAAAGAATCAATCGTTATCTTACAACTATCATCACATATAACAGCTTCAGGATAATACTAATGTTCACCAATCTGACACCTCCAAGCTATTTAAAcatcaatatcattataatttcaCTTAAGTCCAtgataaatggtttttttttcatttctgcaTATGACATGGCTAAATGAACATTTAATAACAAACTACTACAACCATTGTATGTGATAATATTGTTCACATCATGAACAATAGTACCACTATAAAgacataatataaatattttataaaccattttgtaaaaaaaaaaaaaattggattctCATCAACTGTTCATAATTGTAACTATATTATTACCCCAAAACTAATTAACAAAATTCATATCAAATTctcaaaatttaacattaaagataATTCACCAAAAATTAAACATCATTCTTGatataaaatctaattgatatttttatgctCAATCGCattaaatcaaacccaaattcatatcaaattaatataattcaaagaaaataccaaacttatcaatttatCAACAATTCAATGGAACATGTAAATTGTCATAATTCTACCATATTCATGCTCTCTTACATGAAATCATCAAACACATTTAATTAGATTATTAGCTTATTCTAACAATATACACAAAATCCATAATTCAACAACTTAACAACAATCGAATGCAacacataattaattgaaataattaattcataattaatttaacttattttcatgTTCAACTATATCAAATCAACCctaattgatgatatttttaactaatttaatattaattcaacaaactcTAGATTCACCACAAACCCTaaattcaaccaaaccaaacatttcatttcaaccaaaccaaacatAAATTCATAGAAATATGATATGTTTACCTTGTTTGTaggactagaaaaaaaattggaaaggtGGCGGCATCAATGACAACAAATGGAATAGTCAATTTTGAATCCAAAACACATCTAATGAAGCTTAGAGACTATGAtaggtttgatttttgtttgttttaaggccaaaataaaagtatttgatgggtttttttagaCAAATTGTGAGGGCACCATTTggtttttagagagagagggcgtcTTCGATTCAAGggataacttaaattttaataaatattgcgCTTCAGAAATACAACAATTACCTTGTCGCGCTTTTTAATAGagaaatttatgaaatattgaatttctaaaatgtgataatatcaaaatatattgtttCACCAATCTTTTTTCAAACAGTATTATCCTACAAAAACTTTTAAGTTGtgttctaattgtttttttatttttaaataagaaaaaaggttTCTCGTTGTACACGTGTCCTTTTGGATGAAATATTTGTTTCTCATCATGATTTTTCTCCAACGTTGTGTTTTCTATGAAAATCAATAGTTTTATCCTCGGTACTCTGTACTCGAAAGGTTTTTGATATCTTCTAGGcaaggttttttattattattattttatgtacgggttttttttttaatcttttttttttccgcttCAATGGGAAGCCTGAGAACATAATACGAAAATATTTTTGCAACTTTTGGtgaatttgtcttttttttcttgcatctttgaaaacattaacatattcttctttttctattttactaGCAATATTGTCGTTTATTTGTTTGTTGTGCTACGAGGGAGAAAACACAGCCCAGAATGCGTATTGAACTTGCTGCCACAGCATAAGCTTCTACAgtctttcattaatttaaaatatgtttaggTTTAAGGCCTCCTCTTCTGATGAAAATATACAGCTGGGaagaaacaaaggaaaaggGGAGAAATGTTTCCTAGTCAGGATGttgagaaaagaaggaaaaaaggccTTGTTTTCTGTGTTAGATGtgatttaaggataaaaaaagagagagcgaAGGATATGGtggttattttattataaattacatGTAGTATTCATGTAGGAAGATAGGGATGACGATCCCCGGTTCTATCGAAAATGGAAAGGTCATAATCCACCAATGGTTCTGAGGAGGTGGGCATGGACTAGTCTTAGGCTTCGGTTTGCTTTGCACTGTCGTAAGTTTATGGTGATGGGTCTCTGGAAATTAATGGCTGATTAGGTCATAATCCACCAATGGTTCATCTAGAGGTGTGTTTGTTTGGTGGTTCTGAATTTGTGGTCTAGCAgaagagataagaaaaaaatcgcTGTACTGCTCTCCAAATCTTaataacaaattcaaaacaataccTCGGTTTCCAAACATGCGCAAAGTTAGTTTAATATTGTGGCTGAGCCTACAGCACTGCAGCTAGGGTTTGTTTTAATGTAGCATGATATATATGGCATCTAATCTCCGAATATCTATCATGAATTCATAAGTTGTGGGTTATAATCTTCTTTCAGGAAGGGCCAGAGACTTGGAATAATACTGTATAGGTGATGTGAATCCATTCAGGCTCTCCACTTTCTAGGCATTTATTCTCTTTTAAAGAATGTGGACAACTTGATATCTGACAAGAGATAAGGAATTAGATGCAACTTTACCATCTTCAGAGGATAAATTCGCAAGACATGGGTCGATAAACTTGCAGCTTCTCTCAACTAATTGTTGTAAACTGAGCAAATCACCAAAAAATGTCTCAAGGCTCTGCCTACCAAACTAGGCAGGGGCAAGGCTCGAACACCACGTCCGGTGATTACCATGACTATATTTCAAGGTTATCAAAGATGCCTAGCATTATCCATGGTGCCCCCCAGTACCCAAGTGTTCACAAGGCCTTCAACAACAAGGTAACTCGGGAAGAAGAGGTTAGTGAGGCTCGCCAAGACAATGTCAACAAGAAGAATCCCACCAGGTCTTCCAAGAAGGTTCGGGTGAAGGAGCAAGTGCAAGTTATCGATCAAAATGGGAATCGGAAACCAGAAGATATCGAAGAAAATGTTGATGATGAAGCTGATGGTTTCATCAAGCAGAAGAAATGGGGCTTTGAACTGAGCAAATGGAAGACCTTCAAATATCCATAGGCTAGGGAGCATGTCGGTTGTGTTTAGATTACTGGGAAACTATATCCCAGCTGCTGTGTGAACCAACAcagatatttaaataaaatgccCGTCTTTCTTGTGTTGGCAGAGCTTCTTTCAGGGTTGTTTGGGTATAGCATGTCAagaaaattttagtattttgtcttttaataaGGCAATATAGTGTGATATACTATAGCTTTTCATTGATGGTATTCTGTCACGAAAGATTTTGCCTTGCTGCTTATTTGTGAATCCAGGGTTTCATACAGTACTGCATCAAATTCTTATTACAGCGATTAAgcattcaacaaaataaattgtcGATTTGATGGGTGTTACAGAAGCTAAACTTCGGAGCGAATTGCAAATGATGCTTTGCCAGATTATAATTACTACATCAAATTCTGAATCGCACAGTCTAGATTGGACAATCTATTGTTGATGCTCGAGATTTGCCGACTGCATACATGATATATGTTGCCAGAATCAACTATATATTAGATGATATAACATCTTTAACCCTTCGGTTAATGTTTTATAAGTTCTCTTGCCTTCTTTCTTTTGCTGTATCTAGGCTTATATATGCTGATGCAGATAGTTTAAAGAtatgtgaaatgaaaaaaataatctgaactGTATCAGTGAAAAGGAAATAATTATGCAATACCTGTAGAAATCAATGCTTGGTAGCTTATTTAACAAGGAACTGATGGAAACTGCTGCTGCAAACCGATTTTCCATTACAATGAAGGACTTTCCATTGTCACCCTTTCCAATTACTTTTCAACCATTTCAAATAAGCTGTCATTCCATGAAGCTAATTCGTTGCTTGTTATGTCATCATGTTCGGTTGCAGATTTCATAAATGAATCATTAACTTTGGAGGTTATGCTGGAAACAGAAGGTGAGTGATATTGGTCTGCAAAGAAACTCTTGTGGGAATACGTTCATAAATCAATGGTGACGGCTCCGGGATTTACCCCTAATCACCATGCCACTGACACAAAACACGATGAAAGATCCATGTATCAGTTCAAAAACCCAATGGGCATGTATGAAGCATTCGGGGGTTTAATCTACTTAACCTTTGTACTTTTGGtataattaaacattaaatacTCTACTGTCCTCCTGTCATAACTGGGCTATTAGAATTTACATGAGGGATGCCTCTACTTAAAGGATATCACACATGACATTATCCTTTACACTTAACAATAAACTACTGACAATTAAGGCTTGTTATTCCAAATGATGGTTTTAAGACAAGTTTCATATGTgggaatattaatattaatgaacagAATGGACGATGGCTTACCCTGTTTCTTCGGCACAATGTTGTGACAATCCAAAAGAAAAGGGTGTCAATGGTTTGCATAACGCAATCCTATTATGGAGAGCAGGAGATTCCTATTATGGACATCACGAGATGTAATTGCCTGTCTATCAATAGACAACCCCAGCGAAACCATTATGTCATGTAATGTTTGTCATCCTTTCATGCATAATATGGAACGTGTGTCTCACGTCTTCATCGCTCAATTAGTGCATGGATCAAGCCATGATCAAGTTTGTTATGGTCTAagcaaataacaaacaaaaaacccGTGTCTGTACAAGCATGCCAAGACAGTAAATCTTCAACTATATATAGGGCTGGTGTCAAAATTATCAAGGAGCATCAATTAAATTAAGGCACATATCTACTTGTAAGGTCTATGAGTAATCCACCACCAAACATATGGAGTATATATGCTCTAACATACAaacataacatattaaaattattacaatCATAGTCATTCATGCAAACTTAACAAATAATCAATACATTCAAATCATAATATGTTTCATACCTCCGCAAAATCTCCTAGTTAGCATCATCTAgtggttttattaatatatcatcAATCTACTTAAGACATATAATACCAcccttcaattcaaaataaaagggtgaCAATCCAAATGATCGCTCGTATAATACAATTCTATTATGAACATCAGAAGATGTGATTACACGTCCATCAATAAACAACCAAAGCAAGATCATCATATCCTATAATGTCGGTGTCATCTCTCCATGCCTAAGATAGAATGTTTGTGTCTTATGTCTTCATCGCTTAACCAGTGCATGGATCAAGCTTGATGTGGTTTAGACAATTAACATATAATAAACATGTCTAGAACACATACAACTGAACCTGCTCATATAGTCTCATTAGCCTATATGTTCAACAATAAATAGTGGCCTCATCctccataaaaatttaaattataaacattTACTCATATGATACCTTTAACgataagtatattaaaaataaattaaaaacattaaaattaaaaattcttacAATGTCAGCGAATACATCCTCCGATTGATGTTGATGTTGCAATCGCAAGACATAAATGTTGGCGTGTTTAGTAGGCATGTACTATGACTGTTGTCCTATTATAGCTTGTTTCATTGCATATGCCATACCTATAATATGCATGACCTTCTCTTGCATTTATCTCGTTGTGCAAACGAGTAGACATTCATTAACCAAACCCAAATTCTCATCTAGATGAGTTTGCTTCAACACAAGTTCTAGTGTAATTAGTCCATTCTAACTCATCtgataataaacaaaataacatgTCATATATTGATCAGTAACTTTGAATCGTGTAATGatcatcaacaaaatatataaaatctatgTGACTCTTGGCACAACATTTAAGAACATGTGAACATGAATGTTGAAATGTTTGTCATTTACCACATGTGCATGTTCTATCATTCAAATTGGCTACCAGTTTGACTTCTTTAATAACACCCAGTTTAATATGGGTGTTGACTTGGAACACCCCTTGCTCGGAGTCAAACAACATTGCAGTATAATCTTTTAATCTATCCCTACTCATTGTCAATTTAATCTCAATTGTCATgttgaataaaatcattaacTTCATATCTCTGCTTGACCCAATAACTAATACACTGGTAAAATGTTAATTGCACCAGAGCTAAAACAGGCATTGCATGAGCACCCTTCAGAACTTGATTAAATGATTTGAAAGATTAGTTGTTATATTACCATACCGATGACTATCATCATAACataaagcaaattttttttgttccaatTAACAACTGTTATAggatttgattcttttattacCAACAACAACCTTGGTTATTTTCCTAAAGACTCCTCATGTGAACCAATAAGATTCTCAATCACCTTTTGTTCTGCAACCCATGTTTTTTCATATGACATATTATACTTGTAATGCAACTTTATTTCATCATGGATGCTTGCAACCATTATCGAGAAAGCTTATTCATTACTAGGATTGATATAACATTAGCAATAAATTTTGCATCTGgtttataatggttttttttaacaaaagttGAAACACATATGTGTGACCCTTTTAACTTTgttatctcaaataaatttgatattttattaaatccccTATGCAAATACCATTTATATCCAAGTGCTTACACACATTGTAATTGATAAATGTAGAGTTTAACCGTTGGATTCAGTACTCAACTGAATGTGCATTGTTATTGTTTAACTTCATTaaccaatttatttttactactaaattcaaaacaataccTTAGTTTCTAAAATGCTCAAAGTTAGTTAGATATTATGGGTGAGCCTACAGTGCAGCTAGGGTTTGTTTTAATGGAACATGATATGTCATCTAATCTCCAAATATCTATCATGAGTTCAAAAGTTGTGGGTTATAATCTTCTTCAGGAAGGGCCAGAAACTTGGAATAATACTGTATAGGTGATGTGAATCGATTCAGGCTCTCCACTTTCTAGGCGTTTATTCTCTTTTAAAGCATGTCGATAACTTGATATCTGACAAGAGGTAAGGAATTAGATGCAACTTTACCATCTTCAGAGGATAAATTCGCAAGACATGGGTCTATAAATTTGCAGATTCTCTCAACTAATTGTTGTAAACTGAGCAAATCAGCAAAAAATGTCTCAAGGCTGTGCCTACCAAACTGGGCAGCAGCAAGGCTCGAACACCACGTCCGGTGATTACCATGACTATATTTCGACGTTATCAAAGATGCCTAGCATTATCCATGGTGCCCCTCAGTACCCAAGTGTTCACAGGGCCTTCAACAACAAGGTATCTCAAGAAGAAGAGGTTAATGGTGAAGGTGATGGCTTCACCCAGCAGAAGCAAAAGGGCTTTGAACTGTGCAAATGGAAGACCTTCAAATTTCCATAGGCTAGGGAGCGTGTCGGCTGTGCTTAGATTACTGGGAAACTACATCCCAGCTGCAGTGTGAACCAACAcagatatttaaataaaatgccCGTCTTTCTTGT
The genomic region above belongs to Populus alba chromosome 12, ASM523922v2, whole genome shotgun sequence and contains:
- the LOC118044800 gene encoding uncharacterized protein, with product MSQGSAYQTRQGQGSNTTSGDYHDYISRLSKMPSIIHGAPQYPSVHKAFNNKVTREEEVSEARQDNVNKKNPTRSSKKVRVKEQVQVIDQNGNRKPEDIEENVDDEADGFIKQKKWGFELSKWKTFKYP